A region from the Nocardia terpenica genome encodes:
- the ruvX gene encoding Holliday junction resolvase RuvX, producing MGNSEHSESSEPVAHADRPTRTSDPGRGRRIAIDVGTVRIGVASCDPDGILATPVETVPRAKGGKGRPATDLNRIAEIVREYEAVEVIVGLPRTLRGENGASARLATTFANRLRPLIPGVPIRLSDERLTTVSAARALRDSGVRARGQRQMIDQAAAVSILQGWLDERSAVLRSADDAGDEVVG from the coding sequence ATGGGCAATTCCGAGCATTCGGAGTCGTCGGAGCCGGTCGCACACGCCGACCGGCCCACCAGAACCAGCGATCCGGGGCGGGGCCGCCGCATCGCCATCGATGTGGGGACCGTCCGGATCGGGGTCGCATCCTGTGATCCGGACGGAATTCTCGCCACACCGGTGGAGACCGTGCCGCGCGCCAAGGGCGGAAAGGGGCGTCCGGCAACCGATCTGAATCGGATTGCCGAGATTGTGCGGGAGTACGAGGCCGTCGAGGTCATCGTCGGCCTGCCTCGCACGTTGCGCGGGGAGAACGGCGCCTCCGCCCGGCTGGCGACCACCTTCGCGAATCGTTTGCGGCCCTTGATTCCTGGTGTGCCGATACGACTTTCCGACGAACGTTTGACTACCGTGTCAGCTGCACGTGCATTGCGGGACAGCGGAGTTCGCGCGCGTGGCCAGCGGCAGATGATCGACCAGGCGGCGGCCGTGTCGATACTGCAGGGATGGTTGGACGAACGGAGTGCGGTGTTGAGGTCGGCCGATGACGCAGGCGACGAGGTGGTCGGATGA
- the alaS gene encoding alanine--tRNA ligase — protein MQTHEIRRRFLEHFVRAGHTEVPSASLILPDPNLLFVNAGMVQFKPYFLGQEAAPFPRATSVQKCVRTGDIEEVGVTTRHNTFFQMAGNFSFGDYFKEGAITFAWELITKSQEEGGYGFDPERIWVTAYESDPEAAEIWHRVAGIPKERIQFRDGKDNYWDMGVPGPGGPCSEIYFDRGPEYGREGGPVADEDRYLEIWNLVFMQDVRGELSPKEGHPPVGSLPKKNIDTGMGVERVAMLLQGVDNVYETDLLRPIIARAEELTGKAYGVEHADDVRFRVIADHARTAAMLIADGVNPGNDGRGYVLRRLLRRIVRSARLLGAQRPVMSEFMTVVSDLMAPSYPELATDFKRIETVAVGEESAFLKTLTTGSKLFDDTVAEVKSHGGKRIAGSDAFTLHDTYGFPIDLTLEMAAEAGLEVDEAGFRSLMAEQRRRAKEDAQARKHAHADLSIYKELVDRGATEFTGFDELITEARVLALISDGVRVPTAVAGQDVEVILDRSPLYAESGGQIADHGTLTASGVRLRVDDVQKIAKKLWVHKTTVEQGQITEGDTVLAQVDPAWRRGATQGHSGTHMVHAALRQVLGPNAVQAGSLNKPGYLRFDFNWQGQLSEAQKADIEAVSNDAVGSDFPVNTFVTDLPKAKAMGALALFGENYGDQVRVVEIGGPFSMELCGGTHVRHSSEIGPITLLGESSVGSGVRRVEAFVGLDSYRYLAKERALLAGVAASLKVPTEEVPGRVEQLVERLKVAEKELERTKLAAVLSSAGTFVDEAQRVGAVLLVAAAAPEGVGAGDLRTLATDIRGRFGSQPAVVVLLGNADGKVPFVVTVNKAAQELGFKAGDLVGAFGPSIAGRGGGKPEMAQGAGSDPSGIAAGLAAVRARVAELAG, from the coding sequence GTGCAGACCCACGAGATTCGACGGCGCTTCCTGGAGCATTTCGTACGTGCCGGGCATACCGAGGTCCCCAGTGCCTCGCTGATCCTGCCCGACCCCAACCTGCTGTTCGTCAACGCAGGCATGGTCCAGTTCAAGCCGTATTTCCTGGGCCAGGAGGCGGCGCCGTTCCCGCGGGCGACCAGCGTCCAGAAGTGCGTCCGCACCGGCGATATCGAAGAGGTCGGCGTCACCACCCGGCACAACACGTTCTTCCAGATGGCGGGCAACTTCTCCTTCGGCGACTACTTCAAGGAGGGGGCCATCACCTTCGCCTGGGAGCTGATCACCAAGTCCCAGGAGGAGGGCGGCTACGGCTTCGATCCCGAACGCATCTGGGTCACCGCCTACGAAAGCGACCCGGAGGCCGCCGAGATCTGGCACCGGGTCGCGGGAATTCCCAAGGAGCGCATCCAGTTCCGCGACGGCAAGGACAACTACTGGGACATGGGCGTGCCCGGTCCCGGCGGTCCGTGCTCGGAGATCTACTTCGACCGCGGCCCGGAGTACGGCCGCGAGGGCGGCCCGGTCGCCGACGAGGACCGCTACCTCGAGATCTGGAACCTGGTGTTCATGCAGGACGTCCGCGGCGAGCTGAGCCCGAAGGAGGGCCACCCGCCGGTCGGATCGCTGCCGAAGAAGAACATCGACACCGGCATGGGCGTCGAACGCGTCGCCATGCTGCTGCAGGGCGTGGACAACGTCTACGAGACCGACCTGCTGCGCCCGATCATCGCCCGCGCCGAGGAGCTGACGGGCAAGGCGTACGGCGTCGAGCACGCCGACGACGTGCGCTTCCGCGTCATCGCCGATCACGCCCGCACCGCGGCCATGCTGATCGCCGACGGCGTGAACCCGGGCAACGACGGCCGCGGCTACGTGCTGCGCCGCCTGCTGCGCCGCATCGTGCGCTCGGCCCGCCTGCTCGGCGCGCAGCGGCCGGTCATGAGCGAGTTCATGACGGTCGTCAGCGACCTCATGGCCCCCTCCTACCCGGAACTCGCCACCGACTTCAAACGCATCGAAACCGTTGCGGTGGGCGAGGAATCGGCCTTCCTCAAGACGCTGACCACCGGCTCGAAGCTGTTCGACGACACCGTCGCCGAGGTGAAGTCCCACGGCGGCAAGCGGATTGCCGGTTCGGACGCGTTCACCCTGCACGACACCTACGGCTTCCCGATCGACCTGACCCTGGAGATGGCCGCCGAGGCCGGGCTCGAGGTCGACGAGGCGGGCTTCCGGTCGCTGATGGCCGAGCAGCGCCGCCGCGCCAAGGAGGATGCGCAGGCCCGCAAGCACGCCCACGCCGACCTGTCGATCTACAAGGAGCTCGTCGACCGCGGCGCCACCGAGTTCACCGGCTTCGACGAGCTGATCACGGAGGCCAGGGTGCTGGCGTTGATCTCCGACGGCGTGCGGGTCCCGACCGCGGTCGCCGGTCAGGACGTCGAGGTGATCCTGGACCGCAGCCCGCTCTACGCCGAATCCGGCGGCCAGATCGCCGACCACGGCACGCTCACCGCGAGCGGGGTGCGGCTGCGCGTCGACGACGTGCAGAAGATCGCCAAGAAGCTGTGGGTGCACAAGACCACCGTCGAACAGGGGCAGATCACCGAGGGCGACACCGTGCTAGCCCAGGTCGATCCGGCCTGGCGGCGCGGCGCCACCCAGGGCCACTCCGGCACGCACATGGTGCACGCCGCGCTGCGGCAGGTGCTCGGCCCCAACGCCGTCCAGGCCGGTTCGCTGAACAAGCCCGGCTACCTGCGCTTCGACTTCAACTGGCAGGGCCAGCTGTCGGAGGCGCAGAAGGCCGATATCGAGGCCGTGTCCAACGACGCGGTCGGCTCCGACTTCCCGGTCAACACCTTCGTCACCGATCTGCCCAAGGCCAAGGCCATGGGCGCGCTGGCGCTGTTCGGCGAGAACTACGGCGATCAGGTGCGCGTGGTGGAGATCGGCGGACCGTTCTCGATGGAGCTGTGCGGCGGCACCCACGTCCGGCACTCCTCGGAGATCGGCCCGATCACCCTGCTCGGCGAGTCGTCGGTGGGTTCGGGTGTGCGGCGCGTGGAGGCGTTCGTCGGCCTGGACTCCTATCGGTATCTGGCCAAGGAGCGCGCGCTACTCGCCGGTGTCGCCGCATCGCTGAAGGTGCCCACCGAGGAGGTGCCCGGGCGCGTCGAGCAGCTGGTCGAGCGGCTCAAGGTCGCCGAGAAGGAGCTCGAGCGCACCAAACTCGCCGCGGTGCTGTCGTCGGCGGGCACGTTCGTGGACGAGGCGCAGCGCGTCGGCGCGGTGCTGCTGGTCGCGGCCGCGGCGCCCGAGGGCGTCGGCGCGGGCGATCTGCGCACCCTGGCCACCGACATTCGCGGCCGCTTCGGTAGCCAACCCGCCGTGGTGGTGCTGCTCGGCAACGCCGACGGCAAGGTGCCGTTCGTGGTCACCGTGAACAAGGCCGCGCAGGAGCTCGGTTTCAAGGCCGGTGATCTGGTCGGCGCCTTCGGCCCGAGCATTGCCGGGCGTGGCGGCGGGAAGCCGGAGATGGCGCAGGGCGCCGGGTCGGACCCGTCGGGGATCGCGGCCGGGCTGGCCGCGGTGCGGGCACGGGTGGCCGAGCTCGCCGGGTGA
- a CDS encoding replication-associated recombination protein A — protein sequence MSEGLFDAPVAESSSNGAGEFGMGDAAGRLAPLAVRMRPESLDEVVGQQHLLGPGSPLRRLVEGSGAASVLLYGPPGTGKTTLASLISHATGRRFEALSALSAGVKEVRAVIDIARRRLLAGEQTVLFIDEVHRFSKTQQDALLAAVENRVVLLVGATTENPSFSVVSPLLSRSLVLQLQSLSDDDIRTVLRRAIADPRGLAGHYTVTDAALDHIVRIAGGDARRSLTALEASAESSLDGTVDVDLVEASVDKAAVRYDRAGDQHYDVISAFIKSLRGSDVDAALHYLARMISAGEDPRFIARRLMIQASEDVGMADPTALQTAVAAAQVVQLVGLPEAQLALAHATIHVATAPKSGAVAAAIGAALADIGKGKAGAVPPHLRDGHYSGAARLGNAQGYRYPHDHPDGVLAQQYPPDDLVGTDYYDPTDHGYEREVGPRVTKLRRIVRGR from the coding sequence GTGAGTGAAGGACTGTTCGATGCCCCGGTAGCGGAGTCCTCGTCGAACGGTGCCGGGGAATTCGGGATGGGAGACGCGGCCGGGCGCTTGGCCCCGCTGGCGGTGCGGATGCGGCCCGAGAGCCTGGACGAGGTGGTCGGGCAGCAGCATCTGCTGGGGCCCGGCTCGCCGCTGCGGCGTCTGGTCGAGGGCTCGGGTGCGGCGTCGGTGCTGCTGTACGGTCCGCCCGGCACCGGGAAGACCACCCTCGCCTCGCTCATCTCGCATGCCACCGGCCGCCGGTTCGAGGCGCTGTCGGCGCTGTCGGCGGGGGTGAAGGAGGTGCGCGCGGTCATCGACATCGCGCGGCGGCGGCTGCTGGCGGGGGAGCAGACGGTCCTGTTCATCGACGAGGTGCACCGTTTCTCCAAGACCCAGCAGGACGCGCTGCTGGCCGCGGTGGAGAACCGGGTGGTGCTGCTGGTCGGCGCCACCACGGAGAATCCGTCGTTCTCGGTGGTGTCGCCGCTGCTGTCGCGGTCGCTGGTGCTGCAACTGCAATCGCTGTCCGACGACGACATCCGCACGGTGCTGCGGCGCGCCATCGCCGACCCGCGCGGGCTGGCGGGCCACTACACGGTCACCGACGCGGCGCTCGACCACATCGTGCGCATCGCGGGCGGCGACGCGCGCCGGTCGCTGACCGCGCTGGAGGCGTCGGCCGAGTCCTCGCTGGACGGCACGGTCGACGTCGACCTGGTCGAGGCCAGCGTCGACAAGGCCGCCGTGCGCTACGACCGCGCGGGCGACCAGCACTACGACGTGATCAGCGCGTTCATCAAGTCGCTGCGCGGCTCCGACGTGGACGCCGCGCTGCACTACCTGGCCCGGATGATCAGCGCGGGCGAGGACCCGCGATTCATCGCCCGCCGCTTGATGATCCAGGCCAGCGAGGACGTCGGCATGGCCGATCCGACCGCGCTGCAGACCGCCGTGGCCGCCGCCCAGGTGGTCCAGCTGGTCGGCCTGCCCGAGGCGCAACTGGCCTTGGCGCACGCCACCATTCACGTCGCCACCGCGCCGAAGTCCGGCGCGGTGGCCGCCGCCATCGGGGCGGCCCTGGCCGACATCGGCAAGGGTAAGGCGGGGGCGGTGCCGCCGCACCTGCGTGACGGCCATTACTCCGGCGCGGCCCGCCTGGGCAACGCCCAGGGGTACCGATACCCGCACGACCACCCCGATGGCGTTCTGGCCCAGCAGTATCCGCCCGACGACCTGGTCGGTACCGACTACTACGACCCCACCGATCACGGCTACGAACGCGAGGTCGGCCCCCGGGTGACCAAGCTGCGCCGCATCGTTCGCGGCCGCTGA